A DNA window from Daucus carota subsp. sativus chromosome 3, DH1 v3.0, whole genome shotgun sequence contains the following coding sequences:
- the LOC108210724 gene encoding uncharacterized protein LOC108210724, whose product MVDTSRRRNGPVLRSHSPSGRFYSPSPASASSSAFASSTFRSTSPTRVSLYSTPSASSVKFSLDRPGSPSRSISTTSRNQIVKKPSHNPLSNQKRTCMCSPTNHPGSFRCSYHKNLANQTASYPANRLNARRSAMTNSLVRIGTVEGDLVKRALAALIRPSSHHQKRRGSFESRPSRLSVMSKAEED is encoded by the coding sequence ATGGTGGATACATCACGGAGAAGAAATGGTCCGGTTCTCAGATCTCACTCGCCGTCGGGGAGATTCTACTCTCCTTCTCCGGCTTCAGCTTCTTCATCTGCTTTTGCCTCATCCACGTTTCGATCTACATCCCCGACGCGTGTCAGTCTCTACAGCACTCCCTCAGCCTCGTCGGTGAAATTCTCACTTGACCGTCCCGGTTCGCCGAGCCGCTCGATTTCTACAACCTCGCGAAACCAGATCGTAAAAAAGCCGAGTCACAATCCGCTGTCGAATCAGAAGAGGACCTGTATGTGCTCTCCGACGAATCATCCAGGTTCGTTCAGGTGTAGTTATCACAAGAATTTGGCGAATCAAACAGCCTCGTATCCGGCGAACAGATTGAACGCGAGGAGATCAGCTATGACGAATTCGCTGGTTCGAATCGGAACAGTTGAAGGAGATCTGGTGAAACGAGCGTTAGCAGCGTTGATTCGACCTTCTTCGCACCACCAGAAGCGACGAGGTTCGTTCGAATCGAGGCCGAGTAGGCTTTCGGTTATGTCGAAAGCTGAAGAagattaa